In a single window of the Natator depressus isolate rNatDep1 chromosome 24, rNatDep2.hap1, whole genome shotgun sequence genome:
- the LOC141977524 gene encoding B-cell receptor CD22-like, translated as MQPGPSLTCSVGAKCPHHPSWYDRDGARRSPGQTSGRSGASELQISPSQLHPGAALRCQVDGYRDECDSDQSQPLGTVAPNVPRVEVSWPAGKAALREGDGFTLRCQAAALRPITGYVWCRGDVWLPGTGQDLRVDKAAVSDGGSYACGVWVSAPGWGYLSLSARESVEVQHAPTGVRVTAVPGTSPQEGESVTLTCNYTSSLPAPNSYTWYRGGRQLKGSRQEMVLKSITAEQAGEYRCQANNGIGQSPSPAINITVLSTPRVWAPVYILGPAVALVLLLLVGLVGVIAWRKRRSKRQGLSSDPETPMSERIYENTQHYGMGKPARLAPPGAPSARTEVFPGSPDGTGESHIYSQPMNMGRVLQSDPDEVHYSAIQLQHPTRRAEPAADHTCEYAVIKH; from the exons ATGCAACCGGGACCCTCCCTCACGTGCTCCGTGGGGGCCAAGTGCCCCCATCACCCCTCGTGGTACGACCGAGATGGCGCACGGCGTAGCCCAGGGCAAACCTCGGGCAGGTCTGGAGCGTCCGAGCTGCAAATATCCCCATCCCAGCTGCACCCCGGCGCGGCGCTGAGATGCCAGGTGGATGGATACAGGGATGAGTGTGACTCTGACCAATCCCAGCCCCTGGGGACAG TCGCCCCCAACGTGCCCAGGGTCGAGGTTTCGTGGCCGGCAGGGAAGGCAGCACTAAGGGAAGGCGACGGTTTTACCCTGCGCTGCCAGGCTGCTGCCCTGCGGCCCATCACTGGGTACGTCTGGTGCCGCGGGGACGTGTGGCTGCCAGGAACCGGGCAGGATTTACGTGTTGACAAGGCAGCTGTCTCCGACGGAGGGAGCTACGCGTGCGGGGTCTGGGTGTCCGCTCCCGGCTGGGGGTATCTGAGCCTCTCTGCGAGGGAATCGGTCGAAGTTCAGC ATGCCCCCACAGGTGTCCGCGTTACGGCAGTGCCGGGCACCAGCCCGCAGGAAGGGGAATCGGTGACACTAACGTGCAATTACACCAgcagcctccccgcccccaactcctACACCTGGTACCGGGGCGGCCGGCAGCTGAAAGGATCCCGGCAGGAAATGGTGTTGAAGAGCATCAcggcggagcaggctggggagtATCGCTGCCAGGCCAACAATGGGATCGGCCAGTCCCCGTCCCCCGCAATCAACATCACCGTCCTGT CCACCCCCCGTGTTTGGGCTCCCGTGTACATCCTGGGACCTGCAGTTGCTCTTGTCcttctgctgctggtggggctggTCGGCGTCATAGCTTGGAG gaagaggcggagcaaacGCCAGGGACTAAGCAGCGATCCG GAGACCCCGATGTCTGAACGCATCTATGAGAACACCCAGCATTATGGCATGGGGAAGCCAGCCCGCCTGGCCCCACCCGGGGCCCCCAG CGCGCGCACCGAGGTGTTCCCGGGCTCTCCGGATGGCACCGGGGAATCCCACATCTACAGCCAGCCCATGAACATGGGCAGAGTACTGCAG AGTGACCCGGATGAGGTCCACTACTCGGCCATCCAGCTGCAGCATCCCACCCGGAGAGCGGAGCCTGCCGCCGACCACACCTGCGAATACGCTGTTATTAAGCACTAG